ATCACTTTGGGGTCGACAGCGGGGAACTCAAGCACGAATTCAGTATATCGATCTTTTTCTGAGTTGCAGGAGATTGTACCGTCAAAAGACGTCATGACCCGTTTACAGAAAGCAAGGCCAAGGCCGGTACCGCCTTTTTTACCGGAAGTGAAAAAGGAGTCGAAAATTCTGGGCAGAACTTCCGGTTGTATGCCAGGGCCGTTGTCTCTGACGTAAACTCTGTTAGTGGTGTCACCTTGTTTTAGACTGATCACGATGCGTCCATCTGGTTTTGCCTGGAGAACCTGTAGTGCATTGACCAGAAGGTTGTAAAGTACTAGCGTGTAATTATCCTCCTCTCCGAGAAAAATAAAATCATGTCCAGGCTCGAACGTGATCATCTTTTTTTCTTGATCGGATGCATAGCCATACTCTTCTATTGCCTTACGGGTAACGGTTGCAGCAGAAAGACAGGTCAAGGTGCTTTTTGCTATATCAGGTTTCCTGAAATTGCCCAAGGTCATGGTGATAACATGGAGCCCTCGGTTGACAGCGCTTTGAGCTTGGACAACTCGTTTATGGATCGTTTCTATATTTTTATTCGGTAATGACTCTGTCTCTTTTTCAGTGGTTTTCACCGGTAGCTCAAGCAGGATTTCATTTAGATTATGGTGTACCTGTGAAAGAGGATTGCGTAACTCATGGGCTATACTGCCCGCAAGGGCTTCAAGGGCAAGATATTTTTCTTCAGATTTTTTTCTCTCGAGTTCTTTTATTGTATTAGCATTACCGAAGCTAAAAATATATCCAGCAATGATTGAAAAGACTATAACAATCAAATAAAGCGGAATATTGAAACTGGGATCGAGCGGAATATTATGCGTGGAAAAATTATAAAAGATTATGGCTCCCAGTACGCCGATCAGGAAATCGAACATGAACATAAACCAGTTCGGTATGAACATCATCAGGACAAATATCATGAATATTTCCCAATACAGCCAAAGCTCGTGAAAATTGTTCATGAGCAAGTTGACCGTGAAGATGAATGGTAGCACAAAAATCAGAAAAGTGTGCCAATAGTAAGGGAAATAGGGGGAGAATGACTTAGGTAGGCGGTGCATGAAGATGACGCTTATGCACATGAGGGTGGCAATCAGCCGAAGCCAAAAATTTTCATAGGGAAGATGAAAGCCATACTTAAAAGTAAAATAAAAGAAAACATTAGCCAACGCACCAATAATGCCTGATACCATAGCATCTGAACGAGAAACAAATATCCCTTCTTTCATGTACTCGTTCAGGTGGGTTAGCTTTTTCTTCAAAATCAATTCCCAATTACGGTTTCCACACACTCATGAGCTGCCCTGAAACAGGCCTCAATCGAAGCTCCCCGACGATAATCCCCAGTGTATCCGAAGCCTGTAAAACTACTGATATACTTATCTATTTTTTCAAGAAGCAGATGATGCCTGGATGAGTATGCGCATAACCCTTTAGAGAAGTATCGGTACACAAAGCCCTCTTTTTTATTGTTCTGGATATTAAAGTAAGGACTTGCTAGCTTTTCAGCAAGTTCAATTGCCTCCTCAGGGGACGTTTTTTCAGTGATTGCGGCTCTTGATGCTTTACCACTAAAAGTATATCTGACCATATCCAGATCATTAAGTCCATAAGCTCCCGCATTACTCAATGGTAAATTACGGCCGAAAACCATCGCCCGACGTTTTTTCTGAAATACGTCATCGCTGTATTTTACAATGGCTACGCTTACAGGATAATAGCTGATTTGACGAAGCAATTCTGCTACTTCCGGTCTCTCATTCTGGAGTAAAGCTGCCAAGCTATGAGCAGGAAGGGCTGAAATGACTTTGTCATAATTCCCCGTGCCAGGAATTCCCTGGTGCAGGTAATCTATGCGAAACGTATCCCTGTCTTTGGTTATAGCGGTGATATGGTGCCCGGTCAGTATTCGGTGCGAATCTGACTCATAATTGTTTGCGAAGGTATTGAGCAGATCATGCATTCCAATGCTCAATTGTTCGAAGCTGTCCAAGGCAAGGCCAAGGTTCGAGCCAAAATTACCGGGATAGCATTCCTCGGGCTCAGCCCCGTTCATTCTTACTGTGATCGGTCTTATTACATTGTCGATACACTGGCGGTTGAGGTATTGGTCAAGAGTGAGATGGTCAAACTGATCGCTCAGCGATTTGAAACAATCACTGCCTAGCACCCCTTGGCTTCGGTCATTCCAGATTGCTTTGATGTGAGGGTAAAGACGAATAATTCCTTGCAAGCCGCACAGTTGAACGAGCTTGAAAATGTTAAGCAATGGATATCCTTCGCGGCTAATGGAGATGAGGCGTCCGTTAAGCAGCTGGGATGTGTTGATTCCAAAATATTCGTATTCTGGATTTCCGTATGTCTTGGCAAATTCACGGAAATGATTGTAGTAATTTCCAATGTTTTTACCGCCGAAATCTACCCAGCGCCCTTGCAGTAAATCGCTACCAACTCTACCGCCTATTTGTTTTTCAGATTCAAAAAGGTCTACCCTTACTTGCCGTTTGGCAAGGTAAAATGCAGCAGCAATGCCTGATATTCCGCTACCAATAACTGCTACACGCATGGTGTTGATAACGTCGATTCATGAAATTTTTTGAGCTTCGAATAAAAATTTGACTTATACCGTTCTGTTATTTTTTTTAGGCGTTGTTCTTTTTGCTGATAACGCTCATTGGTAATGCATGCGAATGCTTTCAGAACGGTATCCGCACAGAGTCGACCCCACTGGAAAACCTGAATATAGATTCCAGCTTCCGTATCCTTACTTGTTTCGTCTACTGTAAAATCGCTGTAAGACCTGCATACTATAGGTGATTCACGCTCAAGAAAAGCGTGAAAATTCGTGTTGTAGTTTAGCAGGGCAAGTTTTCCATCGATCGGTAATCCTTGGTAATGAGCGCTTGCAATTGCAGCTTGTCTCAATGCTTCGAGAATAAGCATTCCTTGGAAGTGTGGTGCATCATGATCGAATTTTAGCTCGGCAGTTTCTGAAAAAATATTGAAGTAACGCAGACCTCCAATTGTGAATGGTTCCGAGACCAAAACGTTGGCATCGTGTTGCTTGTGAACCATGTTTTTCTGTATTGGATTGGGCAACGCATCATTTTGACCAATGGCGATTGGACTGTTGATAAGGCTTCTGAGGTCAAGCGGAAGTTTCCCCATTAGGCGGGCTGCCGTATCAATGCCGAAAAGCTCATCATTGCTGAAACCCAAGCTAGCGATTGTTTCAAGTTTTTCGTAAAGACCGGGATGAATACGGCGATATTCTTGGGAAAGGAAGGGTTGACATGTATTCCCAAGAAGTCGCTGGAAGTTGCATGCTTCTTCAGGTGATTCGGCTCTGAGTACCAGCTGATCTTCAGGAGAAAATGGAAGGCTGTCTCCGTCGATGAGCAGAATATAGGGGGGGGAACCGGAACGCAGTATCGGGTATCATTAGCCCCTTCCTGGTGATGATTCGTTTTCTGTGTCATACAGGCGCTCATAAAAAAAACTGATTTCAGTAATTTATGGCTTTGTTTTATGTGCGAACTCGACTTGTGCTTTTGTCAATCATGGCTGTTCGGAACTGTTTAATAGCTCTCAGCTTGTCCGCTTATATCTTGATTGTACAGGTATTGTCTTGCACAGCAGTGCCCGAGTCTCTCTATGTACAATAAGGACTGATCCGACATTGATCTCAAGTTACTACAATTTTAACTCTTGCAGGAAATGGTTCCTGATTTTTGAAAAATTAAGAACGCTGAACGCTATCGATTGCTGGAGAGAGTGGGTCGGCTTGTTTTTATGTTTTAAATACTTCTTTATATACGACTTTTATCGGTAATTTACTATTGCCCACTGTTGTTCCGTTCAATAAAGTACAACTTTTTTTATCGGTTCATAGCGTGGAAAAAAACGAAGTTTAAGTGTGTTCATAGTGCTTTCTGGTAATTGTTTACTAGTTGATCACTGGGGGTACACTTCATGAGGCAGCTTGATCATGACAGGTTTCTTGGTACCTGTGAAGAGTGGTGGTGAAGGATCGGCTTTTCGTGGTCCAGATTGAGCCCGAAAGTGAATCGTGACGGAAAGGTGAGGAGCAGTTGATCGACTTCGAATTCGAACGCGTACATGCCGCTCAAAACCCAGGCGCTTCCGCCAAGAAACTGCTTTTTGACGGACTTTTCGTACAGACGGACTTGCAGGTTTTCGCGGGTGGAGAGTTGTTCGAAGTAGTTGCGGATGCCTTCGCTGGCGCAAACGGTATGGGGAGAGAAAGTGGGAATCAGAATGGCGTTGTCATGATAGAGCTGTACGATGTTGTCGATTTGACCGGTACAAACCCCGGATACCCATTGTGCAAGTACATCTTCAGCGTTCTGGAACTGCATGGTTGAACTGAGTGAAGTTGAGCGATTGTCATAATGGTACCGCCTCATCTGGGCAGAAGCGGTACCATGCAAAAATAAGCTTTTTTGAGCAAATGCCTTAGAGTCTTAACTGGCCTGTTTCAGCCTGACGTTTCAGTTCGTTGTTGGCATAGATCAGGACTTCGACACGGCGATTCTGACGGCGTCCCATCTCTGTTTCGTTGGTGGCTACCGGTCTGGTTTCGCCATATCCGACTGCCGTTAGTCGATTGCCATAAACGCCGTAGGCTCGCAACAGGGATACGACCGATTCGGCTCGACGTTCCGAGAGAACTTGGTTGGTGGCTTCTGAACCGATGCTGTCGGTGTGTCCTTCAACGACCACGTTGGTATCGGGGTAGCGGTTCAGGACTCTGGCGAGGTTTTCAATATTGTACCGGCTGTTTGGGTTGAGCGTGGACGAATTGGTTGAAAAGAGCAGTCCGGTATCGAAGACCACCCGGATGCCTTCGCCGACCCGTTCGACATCGGCGTTGCCCACTTCCTGGCGAATCTCCTCGGCCTGTTTGTCCATGTAATCACCGATAATCGCGCCGCCTGCGCCGCCTATGGCTGCCCCAATCAGTGCGCCCTGTGCCCAACTGCCGCTTCTGCTGCCGATTATGCCGCCGATGACCGCACCGCTTGTTGCGCCGATTCCGGCTCCGCGCCCAGCGTTTGTCGTGGACTGGCAGCCTGTGGTGACAGTAGCTGTCGAAGCAAGGAGGAGCAAGGCCGCCGGTTTCGAGAATTTCTTGATCGTTTTCATCGTCATCATGGTTTGGGGTTCAATAAAAATATCATGTGCTATTGCGATCAGATCAGCCGCAACAGATACTGAATGGCCAGATGCGGCTCTTGAGCAAATTTATGAAAAGTAATGCTATTCCCCGTATGAAGGGTTCCCTCAATGCCAAAAAGGGGGAAAATTATTTGCCGGAATCCGGGGTTGTCAGTACAGGATTGGCTCATCTGTTCATGTTCTTCTCAAATCCGGTGATGGCATCGTTTTTGGGGACTCCTTGCGAAACACGATAGCGGTGAGCTGAAGTTGTAACCCATTTCAAGACAAATATCTATGTTGCGAAGCAGAGATGAGTGGCAGGAGACCGCCGAGTCGGTTTTGCCGCCGGAAGAGCGGTATGCCGACCGTAACCGCATGATTACCGCTCGCTATGCAGGCTGGTATCTCGAAAATCCCGGAACCCTGAAATGGGCCGGAATGGCGGCCTTTGCCTCCCGGCAGGTCGGCTTGGCCATCATGGCAGCCGATCTCATGACCGCGCCAGAGCGAGACGGTTCCGGTAACCCGTTGCTGGCACTTCACCGTTTCGGTGCGGACTGGTTCATGCGTGCCGATTTCGAACAGATTCGCCAGGGCAACAACAATATTTATCGTGACATCGCCTGGGCGCATGCCGCCTACGTTGGTGGCGGGATGGCCGAGCTGGAAGCGTGCGCTTCCGAGACAGAAGACAGCTTGCTGGTTCAGGGGTTCGGCATGATCGACCAAGGTCGCGCTCTGTTGCGCCGGGATGCCCGCAGTCAGGAGGGCGAGCGATTGATCTGGGAGGGCAATATCTGCCTGCTTCGTCACGAGCAGGTCGATGTGCTTCAGCCGATATTTGACACGCTGAGCGTCGGCGGGCGCATTACGGCTTCGTTCGGCAGCGAGCTCGATTTTTCAGGAGCGCTGTTTCCCGACTCCCGTTACCGTACCTCCTTCAGCTTGTTTCACGGTTATCTCGAGACACTTACGGGCCTGAAAAGCGTGGCCAATCCAGACGACCGGTGGCGTTGGGTCGAACAGAGCGTCATCCCCTCATGGCAGGCTGCAGAGCGACAGATGAGCGCACCGTGCCCGACCAGAAACGAGTTACAGAAAATGGCTGCCTGTAAGCAGTGACCTGCTCATTTACCTCGAAGCGTGCAGCGCCGTGACCGGGTCGAGCCGTGAGGCTTTCCAGGCCGGGAAAAGGCCGAACGAGATGCCGATTGCCGAGCAGACCGTCAGCGACACGATGACCCACAGCCAAGGGAACATGACTGGCAGGTTGAATTTGACCGCCACCAGGTTGCCCGCTCCCGCCCCCAGAGCGATACCTACGAGCCCACCGCCCAGCGAAAGCAACAGCGCTTCGAGCAGGAACTGCTGCAAGATCGAGCGCCGCGGCGCGCCGACCGACATGCGTATGCCGATCTCCCGCGTCCGTTCGGTCACGCTCACCAGCATGATGTTCATGATGCCCACGCCTGCTGTCAGCAGCGCCATGAAGCTGATGATGAAAGCGCCGGTGCCGATAATGTTCTGAATGTCGCGAAATGACTCCACCAGCGACTCATTGGTTCTGATTTCGAAATCATTCGGCATTTTCACCGTCAGACCGCGCGCGAGCCGCATTGCCCCGATGGCCTGATCGATGGTCTGCTGGTAGGTTTTCTGCGAGGTCGCCTCAACGCTGATGGCTATGCTGGACTCCTGATTCACCTCTTCGAGGAAGCGGGTGATCGGGATGAGGACGAAGTTGTCCTGGCTCTGACCGAATGCCGGTCCTTTCGAACTGAACACGCCGACGACGCGCCCCGCCTTGCCGTTGATTTTGATCGTCTTGCCGATCGGGTTCTGCCCCTCCCGGAACAGGTAGGCAGCCAGATCGCTGCCAAGCACGATATTAGCCGAGGCGTTTCTGATGTCGTTTTCATTCAGATTTCGTCCCTGCACAATATCGAAACCGTTGGCCAGCGCAAAGTTCTCATCTCCTCCCGACAGGGTGATGTCAGGATTGGTGACCTCTGTGGCGTATGAGGCCTGGATGCCCTGAAGCGACACGACAAGCCCGATGTTGCTCGCGCTGTCGCCCATGTACTTTTTGAACCGCTGTGCCTGCTGCCAGGTGATATCCTGCCGGTTGGCATAGATGTTACGGCTGTGGCCGCTGCCGAAAACCGTGGCGGGATATTTCTGGATCTGAAAGGTGTTCGCACCGAGGCTCGACAGGCCCGAGGCAATCGAGCGGTCAACCGCGTCGAGCGCCGTCATCACCGCGATGATCGAGAATACGCCAACGGCAACGCCGAGCGTGGTAAGCGCCGAGCGCATCTTGTTGACCGCCAGTGATGTTGCGGCCTGTATCAGGGTTTCCCGGATCGAGAGCATCATGGCTATTCGTATCTGAGTGAATCGGCCGGGTCGAGCTTCGAGGCGGTGATCGCCGGGGCCAGGCCAGAAATGATGCCGGTCGCCACAGAAATCACCAGGCTGGTCACCACGAGCACCGGCGAGAAGCTGACGGGGAAGCTCGGCAGCAGGTTCTGAATCAGGATGGTGATCGACAGGGCAGTGGCAAGCCCGATGAAGCCGCCGATCAGGCAGATCATGACCGACTCGATCAGAAACTGCAACAGAATCGTGCGGCGGCGCGCGCCGAGCGCTTTGCGCAGGCCGATCTCTCGCGTGCGCTCCTTGACGCTCACGAAGGTGATGTTCATAATGCCGATTGCGCCTACAAAAAGCGACATGCCGGTGATGAAGATGCCCGCCGCCGCGATACCGTTCTTGATCGGGTCGAGCTGGCTTTTGAAGGCCTGCTGTTCGTTGATGCCGAAATCGTTGGCTCTGGCGGGTGGTAGCCTCCGGATGCGTCGCATCAGGCCGGTCAGCTCATCCTTCGCTTCGGGAATCCGTTTTTCATCCTTGACCTTGACCCTGATGGTGACCATCGAGGTCTTGCCGTACACCTTCGTGAACGCGCGCAACGGCATGATGAGCTGGTTGTCGAAGCTGAACAGGCCGAGGAACTTGCCCTGTTTCTTGAACACTCCCACCACGCGCACGTTGTGGTTGCGCAACCGGATCGATTTACCGACCACCCGTCCATCCGGAAAAAGTCCCGTGGCGATGTCGTCGCCGATGACGCAGACCGGATCACCGGCCGCCGACTCCTGCGCGGTGAAAAAACGTCCTGCTGACAAGTCTCCCGAAGCTGTCAGCGGGTAGTCCTGATTGGTACCGAGCGCGAAGATCTGCAGAATCTCGCGGTCGCGGTAGCGCGCCGAGGCCTGGATGGTGGACATCTGCGGTACGGCCACCACCAGCTCCGAATTCGGATCGTCGGCAATGATGCGGTTGATTTCGTCGGCGTAGCGGGTTTCGATGTCCGGCCGGTTGCGATAGCGCCACCACGATCCCATCGTGCTCCAGGAGCCTTTCTGCACATAGACTACGTCGTAACCGAGCATGGCCAGGCTGCGGTCGAAGCCGATGTCGATGCCATTGATCGCCGTGCCCATCATGGTGATCGCCACGATGCCGATAATCACGCCGAGCGCCGTCAGGAAAGAGCGGATTTTGTTCGCCTTGATCTGATAGACAGCGATGTTCAGGCTCTCGATCGTCTCGTATCGAAGCTGCCGGACGCGGTCATTCATGGCGCGGAGTCGCTTTCGATTTTGCCGTCGCGCAGGCGGATGATGCGGCGGGTGTAGCGGGCAATGTCCTCTTCGTGAGTGATGAGAATGATGGTGTTGCCCGCATCGGAGAGTTTGCTGAAAATCTCCATGATGTCGTGGCTGGTGGCCGTGTCGAGGTTGCCGGTCGGCTCGTCGGCAAGGATGATCGACGGGTTGTTGATCAGCGCCCGCGCGATGGCCACGCGCTGGATCTGGCCGCCTGAAAGTTCGCCGGGCTTGTGGTTGATCCGGTCAGCGAGGCCGACCTGTTCGAGCGCCTGCCGCGCCCGTTCACGGCGCTCTTCGGGCGATACGCCGGCGTAGATGAGCGGCAGCTCGACGTTGCGCAGGCAGTCGAGCCGCGAGAGCAGGTTGAAGGTCTGGAACACGAAGCCGATTTCCCGGTTGCGGATGCGGGCCAGCTCGTCGTCATCCATGTCGGCCACGTTCTGGCCGTTCAGCTCGTAGTGTCCGGAGGTGGGGGTGTCGAGGCAGCCGAGGATGTTCATCAAGGTCGATTTGCCGCTGCCCGACGGGCCCATGATGGCCGCATAGTCGTTTTTGCGGAAGTCCAGATTGATGCCGTCCAGCGCCTTGACCGTCTGGTCGCCCATGGTGTAATAGCGGCAGAGGTCGCTGATCCGGATGATGTGCGGCTGCTCGCTCATCGCTTCTCCTGAAGCTTCACGGTGCTGCCGTCCTGCAATTCACGGCTGATGGCGCCGTAACTGCCCGACACGACCTCTTCGCCCTCTTTCAGTCCGTCGAGGATAATAATATGGGTGTTGTCGGTCGTACCGGTTTTGACCTTTCTGAAACGAACACGTTTGCCTTCAAGCACGAATACGCCTTCCGTTTCATCGTTGACGCGTTGATTCTTGTTGACCTGTACCACGTTGTCGTTGCCTGACGAATCGGTTGGTGTCGCCGCTTTTTTGCCGCTCGCCGTCCGCATGGTGACGCTTTGGATTGGCACCACCAGTGCGTTCGGCACTCGCTGGGTTTCGATATCCGCCGTGCCGCTCATGCCGGGCTTGAGCAGGCGCTGGTGGTTGAGGATTTTGATTTTGACCTCGAAGTTGGTTACCTCCTCCTGCGTGTTTGCGGCCTGCGTTTTGGCTGAATTGGCGATTTCGCTCACCTCACCTTTGAAGGTGCGTTCGCCGAAGGCATCGACCGTTATGGTGACCGGGTTGCCGACCTGCACGTTCACGATGTCGTTTTCGTTCACCTCGACCTTGAGCAGCATGTTGTCCAGATCGGCGATCTTGAGCACCTCGGTGCCGGGGAACTGGCCGGTGCCGACCACGCGCTCGCCGGACTTGCTGCTCAGCGAAATAATGGTGCCGTTGATGGGCGAACGCACCACGGTTTTCGTCAAGCGCTCTTCGTTCTGGTCGAGCAGGCTCTGGTTCTGGTCGATGGAATATCGGGCCGCTTTCCAGGCTGCCTGGCTCGTCTCGGCGTTGGTCTTCGCCGACAGCCAGTCGGTCTGCGAAATGAGTTTGTCTTTGTACAGAATGTCGGCTTTGCGGAAATCGTCCTCCGCCTTGAGCATCCGTGCCTGCGCTTCAAGGCTTTGTGCCTTGGCGAGATTGAGCTGCGCCCGGCTCTGCTTGACCTGATTGACGTAGATGTCCGGCTGGATGCGGAAGAGCAGGTCGCCCGTTTTGACCTCCTGACCCTCGACAATCGGCAGCTCGATGATCTCACCCGACACGTCAGGCGACATGGCGACCTCCACCTCGGGCTCGATTTTGCCGGTTGCCGTCACCAGGTGCACTACTTCCTTGCGGAACGCCTTTTCAGTCGTGACCTCGATCGGTTTTTCCCGCGTGTTCAGCCAGAAGATGAGCCCGCCACCGGCGACGAGCAGCGTGACGGCGATGATGATGATAGTCCGGAACTTGCCGGAGCGCTGTTTCTTTGTCATAAATCGTTGTCTGTTCTATTCAATGCTTGTGGCCCCGGCTGTGAAGTCGAGCAGCGCTTTTTGCAGCGCGAGGTTGTAGAGCGCCTGTGTCACCGAAGATCGGGCGTTGAAAAGCGCCGCTCGCGACGCGCTGAGTTCGACGAAGCCGGACGCGCCAAGTTCGTATTTGCGCTGAATGCCTGCGAAGGCTGATTCGGCGGCTTTCAGGCTCGTACGGGCCGAGGCGATCTGGTCGAACGCCGCCCGGTACTCTTCGGCAACCTGCTGCAGGTCGATCTGGATGTCATCCTTCAAATCCTCGTAATCGAGCTGCTTGTTCAGCTGCGCGATTTTGGCCGACTGGACCGCGTAGCGCGACTGGAAGCCGTCGAAGATCGTCCACGAGAGGTTGAGAGAGAGCGCATAGTCGGTGCCGTTCTCAAGCTGCTTGCCGAGAGACGGATAGGGATAATCGTAGTTCATGCCCTGAAGCATCATCGAGTAAGAATCGATTGCATCAGTGCTTACAGAAAAGGCCAGGTCGAGTTTTGGCAGGCGGGTTCCGGCGGTGTTCCTGACATCCCAGCGGGCGGCGTTGCTCTGGAGTGCCTCCGCTTCGAGGTCGGCGCGGCGGGCAAGGGCGGTGGCTTTCAGGGCGTTCAGGTCGATCTCAGGAGAGAGCGCGGCAAGCGTTGCGGTGTCGACCGGTTCGAGCGTGATTTCCGTTTCCGGATCGATGCGCAGCCGCCGGAGCAGTTCGAGCTTGCTTCGGCGCAGGCGGTTTTCGGCCCGAATGACTTCGAGCTTGCCGTTGCTGGTGTCGGCCTGCTGCTGGTAGAGGTCGGTTATCGATTTCAGGCCGATGTTGAACTGCCGCTCGGTGAGGGTCAACAGGTCGCTGGCCGATTTGAGGTTCTCCTGGGCGATGCCGAGCAGCTCCCGATCGAGCAGCACCTGGTAGTAGCTCTGTGTTACGTCGTAAGCGACTGCCTCCTTTGCCCGCTGGAGGCTGAATCCTGATGCCTTTTTCCGGTCGAGCGCCGATTGCAGGGCCGCGTAATCGCTCAGACCGTTGAACAGGTTGAGCGATGCGGTCAGGCTGACATCGACCGTCGAGGACTCGGTGCGGGTTTTGTAGGCGTCGGTGGAGGTGCCGCCATACAGGGGCGAGGAAACGCTGTAGGAGCGGTTGACCGCCGTTGGTACCCAGCTGGCCGAAGAGGTGACTTTGGGCAGGAAGCTGCCATAGCTTTTCAGCAGCTCGACGCCCTGAAGGTGCCGGGCGTTTTCGGCTTTTTTGTATCGACGAGGCATTTTCAAGCGCTATCGAGACGCATTCGGAGAGCGACAGGTTTTTCTGAGGCCGCTCGGTGGCACGGATGGCTGCGGCGGGCAGCAGAAGGAAGATGAGAAAAATGAGAACGCTTTTGTTAACCATCGGTGGCGTGAAGGTTTAGCCCTTGTGTCGATACATCGTTGTTGCTGAATTACGTTACGAATATACGCAACGAACCGGCAATACTGATAGTTCACCGGGGCGAAGAAGCGCGGAATCTGGGGTAATTCTAATTCCGGATCATTCATGCATCAATAAAAATGCAATTTCCTCGTTATTCCCGCGAAAGCGGGAATCTATGTACTTATTCCGGATTCTGGATCCCCGCCTTCGCGGGA
This portion of the Chlorobaculum parvum NCIB 8327 genome encodes:
- a CDS encoding efflux RND transporter periplasmic adaptor subunit, which translates into the protein MTKKQRSGKFRTIIIIAVTLLVAGGGLIFWLNTREKPIEVTTEKAFRKEVVHLVTATGKIEPEVEVAMSPDVSGEIIELPIVEGQEVKTGDLLFRIQPDIYVNQVKQSRAQLNLAKAQSLEAQARMLKAEDDFRKADILYKDKLISQTDWLSAKTNAETSQAAWKAARYSIDQNQSLLDQNEERLTKTVVRSPINGTIISLSSKSGERVVGTGQFPGTEVLKIADLDNMLLKVEVNENDIVNVQVGNPVTITVDAFGERTFKGEVSEIANSAKTQAANTQEEVTNFEVKIKILNHQRLLKPGMSGTADIETQRVPNALVVPIQSVTMRTASGKKAATPTDSSGNDNVVQVNKNQRVNDETEGVFVLEGKRVRFRKVKTGTTDNTHIIILDGLKEGEEVVSGSYGAISRELQDGSTVKLQEKR
- a CDS encoding TolC family protein → MPRRYKKAENARHLQGVELLKSYGSFLPKVTSSASWVPTAVNRSYSVSSPLYGGTSTDAYKTRTESSTVDVSLTASLNLFNGLSDYAALQSALDRKKASGFSLQRAKEAVAYDVTQSYYQVLLDRELLGIAQENLKSASDLLTLTERQFNIGLKSITDLYQQQADTSNGKLEVIRAENRLRRSKLELLRRLRIDPETEITLEPVDTATLAALSPEIDLNALKATALARRADLEAEALQSNAARWDVRNTAGTRLPKLDLAFSVSTDAIDSYSMMLQGMNYDYPYPSLGKQLENGTDYALSLNLSWTIFDGFQSRYAVQSAKIAQLNKQLDYEDLKDDIQIDLQQVAEEYRAAFDQIASARTSLKAAESAFAGIQRKYELGASGFVELSASRAALFNARSSVTQALYNLALQKALLDFTAGATSIE